GACAATAGCATAGTGCAAATGTAGCGTTAATTCTAGAGGAGTGATGAGCAAATTTTGGACTAATGGATGACTTTCGCGGGACAAAGCGGGATGCCGCTTGCACCCCTACACGCAGGGCAAACTGCATCTCCATGAACACTACAAAGCTTCATCTCTGAAACAAAAGCAAACAAGAAAATGAAAAGGGAATACAGCAAGGAACAGAAGCAAGAAGAGATGCGAGTGGCAATCGTCGGTGGCGCCGGGGAGCACAGGCAACTGAGCAGTGGCCACGGAACGAGATCCATACACAAGTGCTATCAGCAGCAGCGGCAGCGTACCCCATTCCTCCGGCAAGTCACATCCACCGACAAGGAGCTTTAAACACACGAATGCTGGCTGCCGCTAGCCCGGGTAAACAACATAGAGCACGCATAACCCAACACAAATGACCAGTGAAAATGTGAAAAGAAATTGGGCAAGGCACGGCCTCAAAATCTAAACAAATCCTGCAGAAGGGATCTAGCAAGACATAGCCCTAACTGAAAACTTATTCGCACAGATCAATAAAACCAACAGGAACATTTACTGTATCTTACTGAATACATAATGATTCTGTGCTTTATTTGTAGCCAATCATTTCAGATACGCGCTGGATTTTCTTCAAGAGAAAAGTTCATATTAGAAGGCAGCAACTAAAAGTATCGTTTGAACTAATTACACCCTTAATCACTGCCTTATCTAACTGGAGTGTTTTGGTGCGGGCTGCTACCATCTTCAGTTGCCAAGCACTTTCGAACTAATGTTTGCTCATGATGACAACCACATTCGGAAAGGCACCTTCAGGTTCACACTGACATTGAACACCACCACTGGGAAAATAAAGACTGGCGCAAAACCTTCTGTGGGCACTAGCAGAAAAGTTATTCTTCTGAAGTGTCAACTTTCAAATCATTGCCTCTGAAACAAAGCACTGATCAGACCCTACATCCTTATATCATGCTTGCCAATATATTATCAAAGCACTTGTATGCTTTCCCTTGCATTATTAAGCTGTGGGCCATGGAATAGCTCGTACAGTATATTTAGAATACTGCAAATCTGTGTTCAATAAGCTGCAGAGGCAACACAGGCCGATGGACAAGGGAGAATGGTGACTACCACAGAACACTGATAGTAATTTATAGCACAATCCCAGAAGTATCAGGGGTGCAAAGATAGCTTTAATGTGTGTCTCTGAGTACAAAACCGGCCTACATTATTATTATAAAGTTTCAACTTTCAGATCATTACCGCTGGAAAAATCATAGTTAGGCCGTACATTCTTATATCATGCTTGCCAATATATTATCAATGCAATTGTATCCTTCCCCTCACATTACTAAGCTGTGGGGCACTGAATAGCTCATACTAGTATGTATAGAATAGCACTGCAAGTCTGTGTTCAACAAGCCGCAGAGACCATGTAAAGGCAGATGGACAGGGTGAGCAGTGATTACTCAAGAACACTGGCCATTTactaatatactccctctgttcctaaatataagtctttgtagaaattccactatggactacgtatggagcaaaatgaatgaatctacactctaaaatgcatctatatacatccgtatgtggtccatagtagaatatctacaaagacttatatttagaaacagagggagtacttggaaGAAAAACCATGCTGTTATAGCAAAAACACAGAAGTGTCATCGGTGCAAAGATAGTTTTGAATCATCTAGCTTTGAGTAGAAAACCAGCCTATATTCTTCATTTGGGTCAATAGTTATTCCGCAGCAACATCAAAGTGTGCCGTGTTGGGCTATCAGACTGAAGATCAACTTAGAAGTGTTCAGGTAATAATGTGTTTTTAGGACCTTCTCTTGTTTGAAGAATGAACAAAGAGTAAGCAACTGGAATCACTTATTAGATGCATAAGAGGAAGCCGCCAGCCAGGCATGTAAGATCACAAACGGCTACGAAACAATCCCATACAAAAAGGATGACCCAGTTGACCAAGAAGAAAATATACCTTGCATCTTTTCTACTGCCAGGCTATATTGTATTCTAGGACAAAATGCCACAGTTATTCTCTTTTCTAAACTTCAACTCACAGGTGATAAAAATAGATAGTTGACACCCACGATGTATTATTGTTGGTGAAGACTGAAGATCAAAGATAATGAAAGTGTATGTGCTTATCAATATTTTACATttgagaaaaagggtttccccccgctttgtattacaaagcaaacaccgatacatccaacgataggtgctggggccgCAGCATAGATAAGCCCaaagaaaaaacagagaaaaaaagaaagagaaacaaatgccaacaacggcagatcAACGGAACGAAGACGACCGGCGACCGCTGCACCCTCCGGAGAAGTACCACCACTCTCCCAGCACTCCGAAGCGccgcgtaccaagcaacaccttcaagaaggaggcgacgacgacgccgctgttgcccggactagtcctagggtttcccccggtacgcggggGGCAGTGAGGGGAGGGTgtacccgacgcccttcaggaaggtccggcggcacccacAGGCGTCATCGCGTCGGGGCCGGACGAGCCGCCAGAGATTTCTCTCAACCCAAACCCCCACCACCACCCCAGACGAATCATAGTGCACCACCCATCACGCCGCCCACCAACATGTGCCACCATGGTCACCGCATCAACTTCGCCGTCTCCCTGAGGTCACCGACATGAGGCCTGGAGGACGGGAGAGGAGATAATGGCCTCGGGGGCATCCGCAACATCGCCGACGTGAGGGgacaaccaccgccgccgccgcggagccGACCGGACGCACGGACAAGGGGCCTGCCAGGCGCCAAGGCCCGGCCGGACCCGAGAAGGGGTCTGGACAGCCCctgtcatcacgctgcagctcgccggccgacgaagccgccgccgcccgcagacCACCGCCTCCTCGCCACCAACCAGGGAGCAGTGTCGCCGCGCACCGAGCCGCCGGCCCGCCCTAGCCCAGATGGAGCccgaaagggcccagatctgggccgcccgggcgccgccggccaccagcaccgccacgccgccccgcgACCAACGGCCGCGCCGCCGCACCAAGGACCCTGAGGCCCGCCGCTGAGCCGCACCGCTGCAGGCCGAGCTGCACCGCCGCCAGTGGGAGGCCCCCGTGCCTCCCCAAGTGCGCGCGGGGAAAGGACGGCCCGCCGCCGGCGGCGCCGCGCGAGCAGGGCCCGGTGGACCtcaccggcggcggcgggacgAGAAGGATGGGGAGGTGGGGCTGGAGGAGAGGAGGAAGCGGGGGTCCGCCCGGCGCCCGCGGGGGGCGCGCGAGCGGACaaggcgggggaggggggaggggagggggcgcgacgcgcgcggccgcgcggccggtggccggaggtggcgggagggaggggggggcggcggcggcgggaggagtggGGGAGGAACCCTAGTCgcctgggggagggggggggtcaTCAATATTTTACATTGGGAGGAGTGGGGGGAGGAACCCTAGTCgcctgggggagggggggggtcaTCAATATTTTACATTTGCACCTACAATGTGTGACACACTGCATCTCAAGACTTATCTGAGAATTTGTTTTGGATCAATTTGCAAGGATTTGGTGGCAAAAGGCACAACTCACATCATCATAACACTTGGATTACTTAAATGTAAATCATGGCATGTACCTGAAACTGATTTGAACAAGTTATGAGCAGCAGCATCACAATTGGGTCACTTAAATATCCTAGCATGTACTTGGAAATGATTTAGCAGAATGAACTAAAGGTGATAGCCCCTAAGAGCACAGCCTGGATGGAAAGCCTATAATCCCTAGCAGTTCCTTGTCTTCTTGGACGCTTGATCCAGCTCCGCAATTTTCCCCTGTTGCTTGGGCAGGTAACCACCTGAGAAGAACATGccaagccggaaacaaacataaaCTCTTGTGATCGTATTGCAAACAGTATCAATTCGAACAATAAACCATAATCAACCCTAAATTCTTATGCTCATTTTGAATTTGAGTGAGATTTATGGTGTTGTTACCTGGCCTGGAGATGAGGTTGATGCGGGAGCGCGGGGCGGCGAACATCCAGCTGTTGTCGTCGAGCGACCTGACCTCCTTTTGCAGCGCCTCCATGACCTCCGACTTGAGCTCTGCGGGGGGAAGACCAGCCAGACCAATTCGACTGCTTAACCGAGCGGCGGAGGAGAAAAGtggaaggggactagggttgcgAGGTGCCGATGGCGATGGATTTACCGGCCATGGCCTCGTCCTTGCGGTAGAGCGCGTCGATCGAGTCGGCGAGGTCGTCGGCAGCGGAGATCGCGATCGCGCCTCCCGCGCTCGCCGCCGAGACGGTCGACCTCGCCGGAGAGCTCATCGG
This DNA window, taken from Triticum aestivum cultivar Chinese Spring chromosome 1D, IWGSC CS RefSeq v2.1, whole genome shotgun sequence, encodes the following:
- the LOC123181476 gene encoding protein SAMBA, which encodes MSSPARSTVSAASAGGAIAISAADDLADSIDALYRKDEAMAELKSEVMEALQKEVRSLDDNSWMFAAPRSRINLISRPGGYLPKQQGKIAELDQASKKTRNC